The genome window CAGCAAGGGGAATAAGGAGGTCCTGGTGATCGACGCCGATCCCAGTCCACATATGGCCCAGACCATCGGCGTTACCGACATCGACAGCATCAGACCCATTGCCGACATGAAAGACCTGCTGGTGGAACGCTCAGGCAAGGTCGAAGGCTCGCCGTTTTATAATATCAATCCGCAGGTGGACGATATCATGAGCCGTTACATGATTGAACACAACGGCATCAAACTCATGGTGCTCGGCGCCATACAGACCGCGGAAGGGGGATGCGCCTGTCCTGAAAATACTGTTTTGAAAAGAATGCTCACAAAACTTATATTGTCCCCGTCCCAGACCATACTCCTTGATATGGAAGCAGGGGTAGAACATCTGGGCCGTGGAACCATTGCCAGCGTCGATCACCTGCTGATCGTTGTCATACCATCCAAATC of Pseudomonadota bacterium contains these proteins:
- a CDS encoding AAA family ATPase, with the translated sequence MKIAISGKGGVGKTTILSLLAAHLSKGNKEVLVIDADPSPHMAQTIGVTDIDSIRPIADMKDLLVERSGKVEGSPFYNINPQVDDIMSRYMIEHNGIKLMVLGAIQTAEGGCACPENTVLKRMLTKLILSPSQTILLDMEAGVEHLGRGTIASVDHLLIVVIPSKSSVRTALKIQKLAREAAIPRIHFVGNLIESIADETFLENALGAKLLASFPDSQTIRKAERNEQPITELHDEYDRILNELMKGLQS